Proteins from one Meriones unguiculatus strain TT.TT164.6M chromosome 10, Bangor_MerUng_6.1, whole genome shotgun sequence genomic window:
- the Tshb gene encoding thyrotropin subunit beta, which yields MRAIVLLSVLFALACGQAASFCIPTEYTMHVDRRECAYCLTINTTICAGYCMTRDINGKLFLPKYALSQDVCTYRDFVYRTVEIPGCPLDVAPYFSYPVALSCKCGKCNTDYSDCTHEAVRTNYCTKPQTFYLGAFSV from the exons ATGCGTGCTATTGTGCTGCTCTCTGTGCTTTTTGCTCTTGCATGTGGGCAAGCAGCATCTTTTTGTATTCCAACTGAATATACGATGCACGTGGACAGAAGGGAGTGTGCCTATTGCCTAACCATCAACACCACCATCTGTGCCGGGTATTGTATGACACGG GATATCAATGGCAAACTATTTCTTCCCAAGTATGCACTCTCCCAGGATGTCTGTACTTACAGAGACTTCGTCTACAGAACTGTGGAAATACCAGGATGCCCACTGGATGTTGCTCCTTACTTCTCCTACCCTGTTGCCTTAAGCTGCAAGTGTGGCAAGTGTAATACTGACTACAGTGACTGTACACACGAGGCTGTCAGGACCAACTATTGCACCAAGCCACAGACATTCTACCTGGGGGCGTTTTCTGTCTAA